The genomic region CAGGTCGCTCTCTAGGACCTGTCGGGCCGGCTCGGCCAGCCGCAAGCTCCGAAGGGGCATCGACGCAGGCGACGCGACGGAGGCCCTTTGCCCCCTTGACACAGCATCTCTCCGCTCCGTATGATGAGTCTAGACTCACTGAGTTATAACTCAGTACCCGCGAGGGATCGATGCAGGCAGCGACCCGGCAGGAGCAGAAGGCGGCGACGCGGGACCGGTTGGTCAATGCGGCGATGGCCCTGTTCGCGCGGAAGGGGATCGTGCAGACGACGACCGCCGACATCGCCAAGTCGATCCGCATGTCCCACGGGGTCGTGTTCCTGCACTTTCCCAAGCGGGACGACCTGGTGATCGCGGTGATCGACGAGTTCGGGCGCCGGTTGGGGGTGGAGTTCCGCCAGGCCCTGGAGCAGGACCTGGGGCTCCGGGCCGTGCTGCGGGCGCACCTGCGCGTGCTGGCCGAGTTCGAGCCCTTCTACGCGCGGCTGGTGACCGAGGCGCCGCTGCTGCCGCCGAAGGTGCGCAGCACGCTGTTGATGCTGCACGCGGCCGTGTCCCAGCGGCTCTTCCTGGCGCTGGAGCGGGAGCGCAAGGCGGGCCGCGCCCGCAGGTTCGAGCGGCCGCTGCTCTTCAACACGTGGATCGGCCTCGTGCACCACTACCTGGTCAATCGAGACCTGTTCGCCACCGGGGATTCGGTGATGTCGGAACACGGAGATGCCCTGGTGCAGCACCTCATGACGCTGGTGAAAGCCTGAAAGGAGAGACCATGGCCGACAAATGCCCGTCCTGCGGTTCCTGTGGAATGCCCCTCGAGAAGCCCGAGGACTTTGCGTTGGGGGACGTCACCCGAGCCTACTGCCGCTACTGCACGGATGCCCGCGGCGAGCTGCTGCCCTACGAGCAGGTGCTCGAGACCAACACTCGTTACTACGTGCAGTCGCAGGGCATCACGCCCGACGCGGCGACGCGCCTGGCGCAAGCCCTGCTGGCGGACATGCCTGCGTGGCGGGGCCGACACTGAGACGTAGCGTGATCCGGGAGGCAGGGCCAGGCGCGCCGTGGAGCGCGGCGCGGTCGGCGGGACCTCTCTAACGGCCGAAATTCGGGAGTGGGAGGAGCCATGCTGGATCATCTCGAAGTGAAGGTGGAGGACCTGGCGACGGATAGGCAAGGTGAGACCCGGAGGTTTTTCATGAATCTGGAAGGTGGTTGTTCGTGCGCAGCTGTGCGGTACAAGTTGACGGCCAATCCCCTCATTGTTCATGCCTGTCACTGCCGGGACTGCCAGCGTATTACCGGCAGCGCATTCGTGATCAACATTTGGATTGAGAAACAATTCGTGAAGACGAATGCGGCAAGTCCGAAGTCATTCACACTCAAAGGAGGCAGCGGGAAGGATCACGAGGTGTTCTTCTGCGACAAGTGCGGTACCTACGTATGGAGCCGCTATCACGGTGCGCCCGGCGACTACTTGTTCGTTCGTGCCGGGACGCTCGACAAGCCCGACACGGTCAGGCCCGATGTTCACATCTTCACGAGGAGCAAACTGCCGTGGCTGGATCTTCCAGAGGAGGTGCCAGCGTTCAAGTCGTTCTATAAGATCGAGGAAGTCTGGTCAGCCGAGAGCAGGGAGCGGCTGCGTCGCAACCGCTCTGGGCAGACCTGATCAGGCCGCGGGCGCGCCTGTGGTTGTGGTGCCACCGCGGCGCTCACCGCCGCGCGCGTCCTCGAGTTCCTGCGGGGGGCTCTAAGCTACCGCCGATGGCGCGGACGGTGACCCGCTGTGGGTGGTGCGGAACGGACCCTCTCTACGTCAGCTACCACGACGATGAGTGGGGTGTCCCGGTTCATGACGACCAGAAACTGTTCGAGTTCTTGATACTCGAAGGTGCCCAGGCCGGCCTGAGCTGGATCACGATCCTGAGGCGGCGGGAAGCCTACCGCCAGGCCTTTGCCGGCTTCGATGCCGAGCGCGTCGCGCGCTTCAATGCCCGCAAGGTGGAGCAGCTCCTCGGAAACCCGGGCATCGTTCGAAACCGGCTCAAGGTTGAATCCGCGGTCAAGAACGCCCGCGCCTTCCTGCGCGTGCAGGACGAGTTCGGGAGTTTCGCCGCTTATCAATGGCGTTTCGTCGACGGGCGCCCGCGACAGAATCGCCCGCGAGCGGTCGAGGACATCCCAGCGAAGACCGACGAGTCCGACGCCTTCAGTAAGGACTTGATACGCCGTGGCTTCGGATTCGTCGGTTCCACCATCATCTACGCGCACATGCAGGCCGTCGGCATGGTCAATGACCACGTCGTGGGTTGTTTCCGCCAGCGTGAGGTGGCCAGGATTGGATGAGCGAATCACCCGTACTCGACGGGCCCGGACTCGTGGACGCACGCGATCAGGCCGGCGATGGCCTACGTCTTCGAGCCGGCAGCACACCTGATGAATCCGCCCCACCGCCTCGCTGTCGGCCATCAACAGCAGGATGGCGCGGTTGTAAACAACGATCTCCACGTCGCCCTGGTCGTGCTCGATGCGAAGCTCGTTGTACT from Deltaproteobacteria bacterium harbors:
- a CDS encoding TetR/AcrR family transcriptional regulator — its product is MQAATRQEQKAATRDRLVNAAMALFARKGIVQTTTADIAKSIRMSHGVVFLHFPKRDDLVIAVIDEFGRRLGVEFRQALEQDLGLRAVLRAHLRVLAEFEPFYARLVTEAPLLPPKVRSTLLMLHAAVSQRLFLALERERKAGRARRFERPLLFNTWIGLVHHYLVNRDLFATGDSVMSEHGDALVQHLMTLVKA
- a CDS encoding GFA family protein, coding for MEGGCSCAAVRYKLTANPLIVHACHCRDCQRITGSAFVINIWIEKQFVKTNAASPKSFTLKGGSGKDHEVFFCDKCGTYVWSRYHGAPGDYLFVRAGTLDKPDTVRPDVHIFTRSKLPWLDLPEEVPAFKSFYKIEEVWSAESRERLRRNRSGQT
- a CDS encoding DNA-3-methyladenine glycosylase I, encoding MARTVTRCGWCGTDPLYVSYHDDEWGVPVHDDQKLFEFLILEGAQAGLSWITILRRREAYRQAFAGFDAERVARFNARKVEQLLGNPGIVRNRLKVESAVKNARAFLRVQDEFGSFAAYQWRFVDGRPRQNRPRAVEDIPAKTDESDAFSKDLIRRGFGFVGSTIIYAHMQAVGMVNDHVVGCFRQREVARIG